A genomic segment from Lineus longissimus chromosome 15, tnLinLong1.2, whole genome shotgun sequence encodes:
- the LOC135499885 gene encoding uncharacterized protein LOC135499885: MDLSKRDGFTLTGYLKLLSGTQAPIMEWPGKSLSFGSLVWVWPKMTLHISIIGRGTPGHVFDMKFSHGVWMFFGVSYDKSSRNVIGYLDGFTPETQLESTSAAPDTSASLVNFGKQVRSASLNASMSCVMLFDRGLTADDMKRAKTFCDNNNNGGQGATFVFHSKAKIPSGSILTTHTDTPTIIKCMDFCARDSQCASASFTDASKTCLTSNVNYFLPKVSLPADDRFELYCLMRPV; the protein is encoded by the exons ATGGACTTGAGCAAGCGTGACGGGTTCACACTCACGGGGTACTTGAAACTGCTCTCAGGGACTCAGGCGCCGATTATGGAGTGGCCGGGGAAGAGCTTGTCGTTCGGATCGCTGGTCTGGGTGTGGCCCAAAATGACTCTCCACATTAGCATAATCGGGAGAGGTACTCCAGGACATGTCTTTGATATGAAATTCTCTCACGGTGTTTGGATGTTCTTTGGCGTATCATACGACAAATCGTCAAGAAATGTGATTGGTTATTTGGATGGGTTCACCCCGGAGACGCAGCTGGAAAGCACGAGCGCTGCGCCAGATACCTCCGCGAGCCTTGTAAACTTCGGTAAACAAGTACGTTCAGCGTCTCTGAACGCATCGATGAGCTGCGTCATGTTATTCGACCGGGGTCTGACAGCAGACGACATGAAGAGAGCAAAGACCTTCTGTGATAATAACAACAATGGGGGGCAAG GCGCCACGTTTGTATTCCACTCAAAAGCGAAGATTCCATCTGGAAGCATTCTGACGACGCACACAGACACCCCGACcataatcaagtgcatggacttCTGTGCCAGGGACTCTCAGTGCGCGTCAGCCTCCTTCACCGACGCCAGCAAGACCTGCCTGACCTCAAATGTGAACTATTTCCTCCCCAAGGTGTCGCTCCCTGCCGACGACCGCTTTGAACTTTACTGCTTGATGCGACCAGTTTGA